One part of the Acinetobacter sp. XS-4 genome encodes these proteins:
- the tssB gene encoding type VI secretion system contractile sheath small subunit — MAKRESVQKKLQRIRPPRVQLTYDVEIGDAKEAKELPFVVGVMGDFSAASELERTKLKDKKFINVDLDNIDEVMESLSPRAAFQVDNTLTEEGGRIAVDLTFKSMEDFRPENVVQQVDPLKKLVEARERLTDLRNKISNSERLEDLLDEVLKSTDQIRKLSAEADHE; from the coding sequence ATGGCTAAGAGAGAAAGCGTACAAAAGAAGCTTCAGCGAATTCGACCTCCACGTGTTCAGCTTACATATGATGTTGAAATTGGTGATGCAAAAGAAGCAAAGGAACTACCATTTGTTGTTGGTGTGATGGGTGATTTTTCGGCAGCTTCTGAGCTTGAACGTACAAAATTAAAAGATAAAAAATTCATTAATGTCGATTTAGATAATATTGATGAAGTTATGGAGTCATTGTCTCCAAGAGCAGCTTTTCAAGTAGATAATACGCTGACTGAAGAAGGCGGCAGAATTGCAGTTGATTTAACATTCAAGTCAATGGAAGATTTTCGCCCAGAAAATGTTGTTCAACAGGTTGACCCATTAAAAAAACTAGTTGAAGCACGTGAGCGTTTAACAGATTTAAGAAATAAGATTTCTAACAGTGAACGTTTAGAAGACTTACTTGATGAAGTGCTTAAGAGTACTGATCAAATCCGTAAATTAAGTGCGGAGGCTGATCATGAATAA